caacagcgggatctggatacccatgttggctcccacatgttccacgatgatctcatcggatgaaccacggtgtcgaggattcaatcaatcccgtatacaattccctttgtcaatcggtatgttacttgcccgagattcgatcgtcggtatcccaataccttgttcaatctcgttaccggcaagtctctttactcgtaccacaatgcacgatcccgtgactaacgccttagtcacattgagctcattatgatgatgcattaccgagtgggcccagagatacctctccgtcacacggagtgacaaatcccagtctcgatccgtgccaacccaacagacactttcggagatacccgtagtgcatctttatagtcacccagttacgttgtgacgtttggcacacccaaagcactcctacggtatccgggagttgcacgatctcatggtctaaggaaaagatacttgacattggaaaagctctagcaaacgaaactacacgatcttttatgctatgcttaggattgggtcttgtccatcacatcattctcctaatgatgtgatcccgttatcaatgacatccaatgtccatagtcaggaaaccatgactatctgttgatcaacgagctagtcaactagaggcttactagggacacgttgtggtctatgtattcacacatgtattacgatttccggacaatacaattatagcatgaataatagacaattatcatgaacaaagaaatataataataaccatttattattgcctctagggcatatttccaacaggcacATGGCGAGTAGTCGATTTAGTGCTTAGGCGGATGGCGGCGAAACGCCGGTGATTATATAATGTAACCGTGGAGGGCTCTCCCCCCTTTCttctttaatactccctccgtttctaaatataagtctttgtagagatttcactatgaaccacatacggatgtatatagatgcattttaagtgtagattcattcattttgctccgtatgtagtccacctagtgaaatctctagaaagacttatatttaggaacggcgGGAGTATATGATACACACACTcgtgcgtattcgagaaaaaaTAAAATTGTCACCACAAGTGTGGTAAAATTTGTCAAAAAATTAAGCCTATAACATGTGGCCATGTAGCTAAAAAAGTATGACTAAACACACAAGTGTGCCAATGAATCAAACACGGCTAAAATGTTGTGACACAACTAAAATTTGGTGTGACAACCTATACTGCAAACAAAACATGCCCTAAGTTTTTTTTTCTTCCGATGGCATGTAGTACAACAGTACAGGGTGGCCGCGACGACTATACAAATATGTAGCCGAATACCCGTATACTTCTCCGAATACCCGAAATACCTACGATGGATGGACTCAGCCCGGGCTGGCCTCGCAGTCGCAGGGCCCAGGTTCAGCTTCAAATTCAGTCAACTGAGTCTGCATCCACGTGTGATGTTGTCTGTAGTCTGTACCAAGGCGACCGGGCTCCACTTGTTCAAAATAAGTAACTTGCTTAGCTTGCTTCGCCCCGAATCAATCAATCAAATCAATTTCCTCCGAGTGTTTCGTCGCCAGATCGAACACAGCCAGGCCGCGGAGGCGGAGGAGCCGATGGAGCCCGGCCAGTGCGAGATCGCGCGCCTGCCGGAGGAGATCCTGTCGGCGGCGCTCTCCCGCACGTCGCCGCGCGACGCCTGCCGCGCCACCGCGGTCTCCCCGGCgttccgcgccgccgccgactcCGACGCCGTCTGGGCCTGCTTCCTGCCGCCGCCcgccgacctcccgccgctggccGACGGAGAGCtgcttccgccgccgccgcgcgggAAGAAGGACCTGTTCCTCCGCCTCTCCGGCAGCCCCGTCCTCCTCCCAGGCGGACTGGTATGTATATACACATACAACTAACCCCTGGAACAAATTTGGTTGACCGCTAGCCAATCAACTCAAAGTGGCGCCATGGTGCAGAGCATGTGGCTGGACAGGGCGAGCGGCGCCAAGTGCTACATGGTGCCGGCGAGGGACCTGTCCATCGCGTGGCGCGACACGCCGCGCTACTGGTCCTGGATCCATCTCACCGACTCGAGGTTTCTTGCCATCCTCCTTTGGTCTTTCCTTGCAGCTAGATTCTGTTGCAATCATTAATTTTGATAGTGCTTATAATTGCAAGTGGAAGTGCTAGGATGCAGGGTAGTAGATAGTATATGAAACTGCCACGAGGGCCAAAACCCAGAATATTCAGTAGCCATGAAAAAACTAGCAGCGAGTTCAGCAAAGTTTGCAATTTAATTTGCCCTGTtgagtactccctccatttctaaatataagacttttatagatttcaatatggactaacatacggatgtatatagacatatttctgagtgtagattcactcattttactccatATGTAGTCtgtattggaatctctaaaaaggctATATTTAGGATCAGAGGAAGTATTTTGCAACGCGCGATGCTAGATGGTTTTCTGCAACTTATGATATTGTTTGGTTTTCATCTGGTTACGAATCTTAACCCTGCGTTTGACTCCAGGTTCCCTGAGAGTGCTCAACTCAGGTTCGTTTGCTGGTTGGAAATCCACGGCAAGATACACAGCAAGTTGCTATCCCGAGGCTCAGCTTACGCCACTTACATGGTGTACAAGTTGGACGACGAGTCCTACGGGCTGGATTGGCCGGCCGATGCATCAGTGAGCATTGGAGGCACCGACCTTGCCCGCAAGGTCTGCCTCCAACCTAACCCGCAAAGAAGCCATGCAGAGGATGTAGTGCTCCCTCGTGAAAGGGGTGATGGTTGGATGGAGCTGGAGCTAGGAGAGTTTGTCTGTGAGGGGGATGAAGATGGCGACGTTTCCTTCGGCCTGGCGGAGACGAAACGTTTGAACGGTAAGGGCGGTCTCATCATGCAGGGAATCGAGATAAGGCATAAGAATTAAATCGGACTAATTAAGGGAGGAGCTTCTGGGATTAAACCGATCGTATCCACGGTTTAATCCAGTATATAAAGAGAAACTAAGGCATCATATTTTCTTGCAATATGTGTTTTTACACTGCTGTCTTGGGTTTCATTCTATTTCTATTGATGGGACCGATGTATCATTTTGCTTGTTTCATCTTAAAAGAACAAACAGTTGATGAAGAGAGGAATATTACCCTCTTTGTGCAGTACATCGACCCCTCTTGAGGTTAATTAAGAGATCTGATCCATGTGCTATTATGGTTCGGCCAACACAGAAACCTGATCAAAGTGTGTTCTGCATTTTTAGGGTTGACAATGTACATCAGTACATGGCAGTAACAAAATGTGGATAATTTGACCGATTTCACAATCACAATCTTTGAATGCGTTAGTGATTCATGTGTAACCACGAAGTTCAAAGATGAAAAAATTGTTAAACTttaaaataaaaaatactaaGATCTACTTATTGCTTTTTAACCACGAACGCCAGTGCATTGCCATGGGCCATGGATATATATTTTGCCGGTTGCATATAGGAGTATAAACATACTGCATGTATAAAAATGATAGCCCGTAACGTTCAAAGATTGTGATGTAAGTTGATAAAAAATCTAATAGAACGATGTGTACATAGAGAGCAAGGATCCAACTAATTAgcagttactccctccgtccgaaaatacttgtcatcaaaatggatgaatagagatgtatctagaactaaaatatgtctagatacatcccattttatccattttgatgacaagtattttcggacggagggagtacaaattaAGATCTACTTATTGCTTATAAAGATATTTCCATGTAATGTGAGGAATGTTGTCTTTAGCTTCATTTGCATGGTAAAATGTGAGCGGCATTCCAATTTTCGTGAGCTATAAATTGTAGGCTACATACCGATCACTTTGGTTGGTATTTTCTCTAAAAATGACCTGTTAGGAAATTTATGTCACCGGATAGCAGCTTCTCTTTCTCCTTTTCTTTAAGAAAAAAAAACTTTGACCTTCTCTTGAAGGAAGAAAAACAACCACTCCTCTCACTCACTCACATCACGGCGGCCTTCCCTCTCTCCTCACAACCAACCAGCAAGCGGGTGTCGCCGCATCTCATCTCCCCATCATGGTGTCGCCGCAACCATCTCTCCACAACACCTTCCCTCCATGACATGGCAAACCCCGCCCCTGGTCTGCCCACCGCCTCCCCTCGCCTCCACGGCGTCGCCCGCCCCTCCTCTCCCTGCCACGGCGCGCCCCACCTCCTCTCCTTGACAACCTCTCGCACTGTCGCCTCAGCACCGAGAAAGAAGGATGTGCGACGTGGATTTTGCATGTGCGTGGTAGAATAAATCGTGTGGAAATTTcgttccgggggggggggggggggggggggggggtaacgGGGGCATACAAATTCCGATGGATCAACGCTGGCCATGGGTAGGCTATATCTTTAGATTCTACATGCACAACAGGCGATATTgtatatattttttatataaaagCACAATACATACTCATTAGTCTATTTGTTTATTTGGAAAGGTTTACAGATTCTTGGCGTGGGTGGAGAATATGCAGGTCCAATGGAAACCAAGCCTTACCTGCCACAATGTGGTTTGAtcatttctttctttctttccctTATGTTTTTGGAGGAAATTGTATAGAATAATAACCAATTAAGTCAGCTTTTGTGTGTATATAATTGCAAAGCCTTATAATAGTTAATTGGGATTTTGTGTGCACAAAAAGATAATTGTAAAGCATATGATTGGTGATTGAACACCCTTTTTTTGAAGTTTTAGCTTCCTGAAACAACTTTATATGGTATGCCAAATACTCCCTCTTTAAAGAAATATaggagcatttagatcactattttagtgatTTAAACGCTCTTGTATTTATTTATGGAGGGAGTAGATAATTAAAAAGCCAAGAAGTAGGATAGAATTAAACACCACTCTACACTCTGCTTTTCCTTTCCTTTTACTAAAAGACTCAACAAATATCTCCATGCTAGTGTTGATAATTGCTGAGATAGTGGGTCATAGAGTGATTTAGCGGTAAAAAATAGTCGACTATGTTGCCTGTGCATGGGGATTCTAAATGTTAAATGATATGTTAGACATGGTTGACGTTGAACTACTAGAACGTGTATGCCCTTTTGCAGTGcaagaataattaaccataaaaAGATGAAGTCTCCAGTTTATTTAGGTAAAGACAACAGGGGCGCAGGGTATCGGACCAAGAGGAGCGTTAACTCGTTTTGTAGAGGTTTCGATTTGCGAATCAGACTTGCTGGAACTGTATGTTCAGATTAGTCTAAAAGTTGTCAATGAATATTTGGAATATTCGAACAAGAGAAATTCTGATCTGTTGATCCTTTTTTATTATGGAATTCATGATCCATGTTTCTGAAAATGGATTCTGCAGATTAGTCTACATAATTATGTGCATTATAGAGTGAAGTGTGAATATACATGACTGAGCAAATTTTGGAACTTCCGCTAATTATGAAACAACTTCCAGTTCCGAAACATCTTCAAAGAGTGAAGTGtgtattcgcaaaaaaaaaggagtgaaatgtgatttttttttttgcgggggaacTGTGAATATCCATGACTAAGTAAAATGTTTCCGGAGACTCTCCGAAACACTGGAGAAATTTGAAACATGCCCCCGTATTTATTTAAATGGCAGCCTCCAAATCCTCTAAGCAAGGATTGACGGTCCATAAGTCCATTCTCTTCCAATTATGTGGATCCTTCGCATTTCGAAACAACAGAAGCACGATGATCTATCTGCAGTGCAGGATGCACTACTACATATCACTCCTGCACCCGTTCTAACTAAATTTGCAGAGGAAGCAAAAGGAAACTATCCGGATGGCAGACTGAAGACCGTCGAACAGACACAGGTCCTAGAGACACGGCCAGCAACAACTACTCCTACCTACCAGAAATGCTGCAGCCATACGCACCGCACTGTTGAGAATGCCGCGTTTGCCGATTCAGACTGCAGTTTATGGGGTCATCCGATCTCACAACCCTGACGTACCAAGCGCGCCGATGAGCAGGCCAAGGAGTTTAACCGCCACGCACGCCATGCTCAGAGCGAGACCCCGCTGCCTGCGCCGGGGACGGACGAGGACGGGGACGAGCTCGACGCGGGGCACCGCCACGGGCATCCACAGGTTATGTCCGTACCCGTTCGCGCGGGCTGCCGCCGGCAACGCAGCGCGCAAGCCTCGGGGGACGGCTTCAGCGTAACGCGGACGCTGTGGGGGACGGCGCCGTGGGTGCCACCACCGGCACGGCCGTCGCCGCGGGGGCCGGCCTTCTCCGTCCATGTGCCCTGATGCTCGACGATGGGTCGATGATGAGTGCGAAGTATGCCAGTTCCGGTGGGTTGACGCAGGAAACTGGCGGTTTGTTGAGAGGCCATCGCGAATGGATGTGTTTTGAGCGCTGTTTGGGACGGCAGTTGGAACTTGGAATGTTCGATATGGCGTCCGTCGGCCCTAGTTTAGCGCGTAGAAGGCCCAGCTTGTTGCTGTTCTGGGCTGGGCTGGGTTACTCCTACATGCAAAAAAAATGACTGTTTTTGAAAATAATAAAAAGGCTGGGCCGAGCGATGCAGAAAATATTTGTGCGGTGAGCGTGGATCGAACACGCGACCTTCAGATCTTCAGTCTGACGCTCTCCCAACTGAGCTATCCCCGCTAATGAAATAGAAGATTAATTAAGCTTACTTATTGTTTGCAGCAGTAGGCACCATCGCGACCAAACAAAGACCAAACGTTTCCAGTTCAGTCGTCAAGGACTCATTCAGTTTAGAACTCGGAATTCCTCAACTACTGGATCGACCTGCTGGTGACCGCGCATGTGTTTTGACTTTTGAGCACTGTTGGATCGGCAGGCTGCCGTCCAACGGTCAAatccttctctctctctccctcctttTTTTTTGAAGAAACAACCGGCCAGCTTAGTTTTTCTTAGACAATCATGCGAAGCATTATTAATCCTCGTACCTGCTAGGGCTAAGTAGGCAGCTCTTCGTGAAGCCTTTGCATGCCAGAAGCCCAAACCCatgaaaagaaaaagggaaaagatgATCACCATGGAACACAAATGGACTATTCGTAGCATGCATAATTTATCCGACAATACTAAACACACAGGTTGTTTACAGTGTTTTACGGGCTGTTTCCGAACTAATCTTCTTCCCCATGAATTTCAGCGGGGGTACGCCCCTCACTTTATTTCTATCCAACCAAAACATGCCAGGTAAACCAGTTAGTTGATCCCATAAAAGACTGTTTGTGTGTGTAGCATTGCTCCAATTaatctcttttttttccttttctgtttccTTACTTTTCTTTTTTCTATCTATCGGTTTTTCCTTTCTTCACGGGTTTCTTTGGTTTGTTAGTTCCCCTTTGTCTTTCAACGGTTTTCTCCTTTTATTCCTAGGTTttattgattttttttcttttctttattatTTCTTAAGACTTCTTCTATTTTAATTAGTTATTTTTCTTTACTTTCCTATTTTCTATAATTTTCTTCTGTTTTCTCTGTTTCTTTGTTGGTTTGCAATGGCTTTATTTGTTTTTTCTTTGATTCTTTCTCGGTTTCACACTTTTGCATTGGTTTCCTTTGATTTTTTTTGGTTTCTTTTTTTCTGTTAATCTATGTTTCTCTTCGGTTTCCCTTTTGTTTCTTTCATGGTTT
This genomic window from Aegilops tauschii subsp. strangulata cultivar AL8/78 chromosome 4, Aet v6.0, whole genome shotgun sequence contains:
- the LOC109756341 gene encoding F-box protein PP2-B10, with the protein product MEPGQCEIARLPEEILSAALSRTSPRDACRATAVSPAFRAAADSDAVWACFLPPPADLPPLADGELLPPPPRGKKDLFLRLSGSPVLLPGGLSMWLDRASGAKCYMVPARDLSIAWRDTPRYWSWIHLTDSRFPESAQLRFVCWLEIHGKIHSKLLSRGSAYATYMVYKLDDESYGLDWPADASVSIGGTDLARKVCLQPNPQRSHAEDVVLPRERGDGWMELELGEFVCEGDEDGDVSFGLAETKRLNGKGGLIMQGIEIRHKN